The Lathyrus oleraceus cultivar Zhongwan6 chromosome 5, CAAS_Psat_ZW6_1.0, whole genome shotgun sequence genome includes the window GACTGTCAGAGATGTCATTCAAAACCCTGAAATATATGTATTCAGGTAATACCAAGACGCCCATACCATTAACCATAGGAAGTGCAACTGTCAGAGATGTCATTCAAAACCCTGAAATATGTAAAGTAAAAAATTATAGTTTATTTTAAATTATTGTTCTAAAATAATAACTAAGTAAAATAAATTTATATTATAAATTTTATGAACTTACCCGCCACTACTGCTGTAAGGATCTCTTAGTCCATTTGAAAATATAATATTGCTTCCAAACTTTTGAAGAACTAGCTTTATATTCTGTACTTAGTCACAAAATGTTAAAATTGATTTTTGTTGCTAAGAATAGTCATAATCTTGAAATTGATACTTAAATGTTAGCTTATACATAAACTACGTACATGACCTCCATAATACTTGACATTTATGACACCAAAATCTTTCATACACTTTTTAGCATAGCTCTCGAAGTTGAATGGTTTGGGTTGAAACATGGAAGAATTCCCAATACCAATGGGCATCACAATTTCACTGCAAATTTGTAAAGCATATATTGTTTTTACATCAATGATATATGTGCCCGAAATAATGAGAATCTTCAATAATTATTTAAATGCAACTACCTGCCAATGCCAACCGTAAAATGGCTTTACATCATATTCTTTTGGATTAACTTTACATGTGTTGTTTCCTTCGTAAACAACAGCAGCTCCGTATATCTTACTGAGGACATCACTTCCAAAGGCAGCTCCATCAATGGCCTTACAGATATCCCTAACTAGAGGAAAACTGTACTGAGCTACAGAGTTATAAAGTAACCGCAAATAGTCTTTCAATTCATGGCTATGCTCTAATGGACTTCAAAAGATAGAAGTATGAAataagttttattttaaatttaaatagtatttcaaacaaaacaaaagagAGGAAATAAATAGAAATATTATTTTTACTAGCATATGTTGAATTTATTGCTCAAAATGGAAAGACCATTTGGCTGAGAAGCAATTTTGTCAATGACGTCCCAAGAATTTAGTATAACTTTGTAGCAACTTTCACTGGTTTCCTGCATAACAGATAGTTAATTAAGACAACGTTATATATACTTTCTTGTTTTCTCACAAATGTCAGGTAGGGGTGTGAAAAAAACCGGTTATCCATAACTAAATTGGTATCGAAATTGATTCACTTTAAAAAAAACCAAACCAAATActaaaataaaaatttggttatcCATTTTGTTATCCAAATATAAACTGTTACCCCTTATAAAAATTTGGTTTTGTTATTGGTATCCAAATTTTCCTATGCGTTAAATTTTTATATTGGTATGTTTTCATGTTTTATCACcttataaatcaattttaaattttaaatttttttaaattttataaaaaaattattataaaaataaaaatcagattttttttctcttttcaccaaaaatattatatttggattttattttcgaaaaaattatatttgatattttttttcaaataaaattattatttttttctaaataaaaaaaaatattttttatcaaaaatattttgtatttttttcagtaaaaaaatgttttttaaaaaataatagattttttaaattattttttttattttcagaatataattttattattttcagtttttttttatatattttttttcttttttctgaatatttgttatttttttaaaaaaagattatttttttttatgttttttaaattttaaaagaaaaattattttaaaatctcataaaatttgtttatgaacaattatgagagattttagaaatttgaacaatttttttgataaattatttattttatgaacaattatgatttatagagatatgattcataattattttattttatgaccGTTTTTATGTAACACATCATACTTTGAgattgtttttaattgatatATTATTTGTGGTAATtataaaaatcaaatttaaagtaattttttaaaatgaatatttttttatataaaatagttttataattagtgaaaataaaaaagttagttaaaagaaaataaaattatttttgatataaaactgatttttaaaaatatagttttaaaaactattttttttataaaattgattttgaaattgatttttttaagaaaataaaaaattggttttaaagaaattgatttaaaactgttttttttaaactattttttttttgaaaaaccGGTTTAAAACCGAACCGATCCACTTATAAACCGATttctaaaaaataaattggttttatgaaaatggttttaaGAACCAAACCGAACCATATATATGGTTCAATTTGAGTTGGTTCATGATTCATGCACACCCCTAATGTCAGGTATAAGTTCTTGCTTTCTTTATAAACCACAATTAATTTCCAAAATTGTAGACTCATgtatttaagtttttttttaacTGAAAAAAACAAATACTCCTAGAACAGGAAATAAAATACATATTTTCTTTGTGTCTATGAAAAGAAAGAGAAAATTTAAACAATTACATATGAGATTAAAAACAGGGAGAAAAAGAGAGTTTCTTGAGGTTGATTTGAGAATTtgagaaataaataaataaatactattCCAAAAAAAGTTTGTTTTGTAATGTCTATTGATTTTGTGAATTAAAAGGCTGATTTAACAATTCTATTTAAATAAACCTTACTAGTAAATGTAAAATATAATACACATGGACTCATCAAAATTATCCATATCATATAGTATCGGTGGTCCCTAATAAAATTTTAAGGGTGCAGAAGTAATGACCAAGAAAAAATATTATCACTTAATTCATAAGGAATTTACTAAAACTATATGGGATGAAGAACTCAAGAGTTTTAGAAAATACCAaaaatttaaaacaaaatttAGAAACTTAACTCCCACTGCACGATCCTCCGACAACAATCACGGGAGATTTCTGAGCATGCAGCTTTTCTTTCAAGTGTATGAGCAGTGTGGCATAATCCTCAAGAGCTTGTGCGGAATTAAAATAGTCTAACGTATTTTTCCGTTCTTTATTGGAATCAAAAGACACAGAACTCCCGTAAAAACGATGTTAACCAAGAAAAAAAGAATTTCATTAAAATTTGTTATGCAAATGACTTAGATTTAAAGAAACGTTTTTTTCTTTAATACCTCAATATAAACTAAAAGAGCGAGCTTTGAACGAAGTTGCATTCTCAGTCATGATTCCTACAACTGAAGGGATACCATCAATTGTAGACTCTACTCCCAAAAGGACTAGTATTGGAGCGTTAGAACTTGCACCGCCCCAGTATTTAAAATTTATGAAGTACCTCTGTTGAAATTGTGTGTTGCTTCCTGGTGCATTGTTGAAATGATCCAACAACTGACTATAAAAATAAGTTTGGACATCATCTAAAACGAGGCTGGTAGGGATTGAAGTATTGATTGTACTTGTAGATAGGGAATTGGACATCTTCAAGGGAAGAGATAGGGAATTGGCAGCCAcaacaaagaagaaaagaagacTATAAAAAATGATAGATAGTTTCATTGTAAAAGCTATTGAAGAGAAGTTTGAGGGTATGGAGAACTAGTTGTAAATTAAATTCATCTTAAAAGTAATGAGAGATCAATCATAACTGTgtatttaaatttatttttttaaaacatatTAAAGTTATTGTCACTAGACGGGAATTTGTCCCGATATAACaaaattcatatatattatttatattgTGTGTGTTTGTGCGCGCGTGTGCGTGCGTATGTGTCAGAGAGATAGACACCATATCACAAAGTTTTTTAGAAactaaaaattaaataaataatatccGTTTATATTTTGATGCGTGTGAATATTAAAAAAATAGACAAATAGGTAATATATCCGTTTATATTTTGATGCGTGTGAATATTAAAAAAATAGACAAACAGGTAATATATCTGTTTATATTTTGATGCGTGTGAATATTTAAGGAATGCATATTTTGATGCGTGTGAATATTTAAATTACTTCCACGACATGTTTAGTTTTGGACAGTTATATGTGGCTTTATCCAGGGGTGTTTCACATACTACAACAAGAGTTTTAACCAGGGAATGAAAATTGAAAGGAGAAGATGGTGACTACACAAAAAATGTAGTCTACAAACAAATTCTTTTATCGCACCCGCATGTATTTATTAAGTACATTGAAAAAATTGTTCACACGTTGATTCTCATTTTGGTTACACGATATACCAAGCTTATATTGTATTATTTATATCATAGATAGATAATAactaaatataatttttttttcctTTAATATACAGCCAAACTAGAACACGGTGAAATCTTTCAATTATGTAAGGAGTTGAGACGAAAGAATGTTGAAACTTGCTTCGACATGAAAGTAAGATATACCtaatcatttattttatgcttttatgTTAGATATAAATGGGGTGATAGTTATTCTCACTATTCCTATGCAATAAATTTTAGATAACAGGCTTTGAAGATAAATGGAACACATGAAAGGATGAACAAAGTATTTCATCCATCGGCAAACTCGACAATAAGGTGTATTTATCTTTTCCGTAATACGTATAAAAAAATTCTTGCACTTTCATCACTCTTTCAGTAACATTTTTATCATCCTCATTAAAACAGGTCAAACGTTTGAAAATTTACTCCATCGGTTGGAGCTCCACAGTGATAACAGATAAAACACAACTTTGGAAAATGGTGAAAAGAGAAATAATATCTCAAAGAATGGAGAGgtttttatttaattcatttaagaATATATTTACTCTAGATTATTTTTGAATGCATGAATTTAACTGCTATTTGTGGTTTATGTAAATAAAACCATATATATTTACTAAGTCCATTGTTTTCCTTATTTACCAGAAATCCAGATAATTCAGAAACAAGTCATAATTGTTGTTCTACCAAATCTACACTAAAACAAAGTATCTCCATTCTCCAGTATTATTTGTGTCACAATAAACCATATTATATTCAAACGAGTCAAGTGTTCTGAATGTATTTCTTTTATAATATGACATTTCGTCATGAatttgtagttttttaaatctcaagagCGCATTGATAAATGGATGTACGAAGAATTGATTCGAATCTTTATAAGGTAAGCAAAAACTTGATTACACtacttactattaattttactatcttttttgataaaaaaattcTAATTTAAGAGTCTTACATTTTTTCTTTACTACGGAAAATAATTGCagagaaaaagaaaatacttCGAATGATTTCATGTTCGACATTCCTCTTAAAGAACGTCATTGATTACACAGTATCAATATTACTTTGCATGCTTcgatataattttgaatatctttaTTTACCATTTTTAAaatgtaataatattatttttaatgcgACCTAAAGTAGAAAcctcataaaaagaaaaataaatatttatttttctctaTTGTGCGCATTAAAAAAAGTGGGCAGACAGGCACGGGAGTGCCCGTCTGTACGCTATTAGAAATAAAAGGGATGAACATTCACACCAAAAGTTCCACATTTTAAGTAACCATAATAGAAAGCAATGGAGAGATAAAGGGATATATTATCGTGGAGCAATGCTAAATTCATGGAAAATGTTTGAAACACATTTATGATTATATAAATTATTACTTTTCTCATTCATTCCTTAAATATTCACACGCATCAAAATATAAACGGATATTATTTTTCCACGCCTTAcatttatattatatatttagACCACACTATACTATATCACCAAATTATTGATAAAATACAAACATCATACCATAAAATAAAAGTCTAGTGAAAGGGCGAGAGATTTGGTGAAACACTGTATTCAGAGTACACCACTGAAATCAACAATATAACTACTAAATTAAACTACTACCACTTTCTCTAATTTACCATCATATCTTCAAAACTTTTATACTACATAAAAGATTAATGGATAATTGTCAAATGCATAATTAATTCACAAATTAAACTTTTTCAATGACATATGGCACTACTTTCTCAAATTTCTTTCTTTTAATTTTGGTTTAATTACAATTTTAATAGTTCTAATTTGTTTTTTCTTTATCTCCTTTTTTATAAACTATGATTTTAgtcatttttttaaattttgtattAAATTTTGCTCCCTTTCTTAGGGTTAAAATTCaacacaaaaatttaaaaataaaaaaatatgttttttaaAATAGAGGATCAGAATCTAAAAAAAAAGTTTTATTCATTGCTTAGGGTGGATTTTCTCTTTGCTTTATCTCCAATTTAGTCTTAAATTTTTTGAATTGATGCTATATTTCTATTAGTAATTGTTAATGCTTATGTATTACTAAACTTTCAGGTATTAGTACCATGATCATCAACTTTTGTTTAAGTGTACTACAAGATAGGAAAACATGATAATATATTTGATCTTGAAAGTCATGTAGTAAATAAGGTACTTTTACCACATAAATTTGTGATTCTTGAAGTAATTCAAAACATAGAGCCaatatgtttttattttataatttgtttgAATTTCAAACATCACACTCATACATCTAATAGTGAACATGAAAACAAATTTTACAGTATTATACAATGAACCTTGTTTGTATTTTGTGAGCAAGCAAGCCCATGCAAATTGAGATCAAGATCGAGCTTCCTTATTGCAAATAAAAGGTGaattttgtgaaatttttcttcttcgattctccctcagttctccatcatttcacttaatttttaattgactgaagtcctaccaatataggcaacaagattgagttgctttgaggtcaaatcgaagcaactgagttcatactcctcaattttcaattccatgtatctttcaatataaCAAGAATTGAAGAGTTTTGAGGACATATTTCGATTCCTGACAATTTTATCTTCAAAATAATGTATGCATCTTTTATTTTCATGCAagttggtggtggaccagtccggtgaggtccaccggagaagatgatcggagccctAACTCCGGTGATGTGGTGGCCTGCTTATATCCATAAGATAATCTCCCATCGTTCTAATCCTGATCATCTATTGTGATTACCATTGTTCCAACGTATTGACTGAAGTGCATGGTGCACCATGagcgtgtggccatcagatctgtcacctccattaatgagggagatctgatgacccttgtttttttatttttattttaatttctgattttcttttaattacttctattttatttaattcatataaattttattttcaatccaaaacatatgggactttcacaaaaaatctttaaatattttcctctttcatattttgaattaaaataattttttggattaattttgatattttatgtgaattaaatgattttggacttatttttaaatattttaaaatacttctgactttctaaaaattctcaatttttttgtctaaggtcatttgaccttgtttgacctatgataaatcccttggccttttatttggtgatttgagggatttgaggttttgtccatttaaaaatacattttaattcattttaaaattgatttttaattgtttaattgtttaaaaatattattgagtcatttggttgaccttgtgatgtttgactttctgcttggccttgatcatggttgatttgaacttccatttgatcaatactattggatttagggggttgatgaaatgtacatttcatccctcaaaatAAATGGTTAGTATTAATCAGATGAAATTCCCCATGTGTTCAATTTGGTTTCTATTTCCCtttcccttttcatcttcatccctattcttccaCAATCCATCACTGACCAATGAATTCTCTACAAGTCAAACgttagttgattcatcaatgaccttgtgttagatgaatcaacatgagcctgattCTGATAGGTCATTCCcactttatttttgtgtgtggtatgttttaggagcttggttctttgtaaTAAGTGTCTAACATGTATTAATACCAATATCTTTATTGtccagcctcagatagttgtgatatctacataagtccaattatgattacttaacataaagctaaatttgtCCCACAAGACATATCATTCTTGTcagtgagattgtaagtctacCATTACTCATGGCATTGTGTAcaaacttgacattttttccattcatgagagctagtggcatacttgtttatttatccaagttggagcccttctcatggatgatgtcttggttcatgtcttcatacttgtgaatggatggttgagtgttctc containing:
- the LOC127081883 gene encoding uncharacterized protein LOC127081883, which codes for MQLRSKLALLVYIEETSESCYKVILNSWDVIDKIASQPNGLSILSNKFNICYPLEHSHELKDYLRLLYNSVAQYSFPLVRDICKAIDGAAFGSDVLSKIYGAAVVYEGNNTCKVNPKEYDVKPFYGWHWQVCSEIVMPIGIGNSSMFQPKPFNFESYAKKCMKDFGVINVKYYGGHNIKLVLQKFGSNIIFSNGLRDPYSSSGGVLNDISDSLATALKYFFQNGPPS